A genomic region of Candidatus Paceibacterota bacterium contains the following coding sequences:
- a CDS encoding ribonuclease H-like domain-containing protein: protein MKNIVYFDLETQKSAEDVGGWEHINRMGMSVGVTYSTAQGGYKIYGEKQASELITDLQHASLVVGFNILRFDYEVLHGYTSFDLRQLPTLDMMVKLAETLRHRLSLDSIATATFGVEKTAEGMQAIQWYREGKLLEIAEYCCYDVKLTRLVHEYGVQHRKLHYHNRFGKKMTVPVDW, encoded by the coding sequence ATGAAGAACATTGTCTATTTTGACCTCGAAACGCAGAAGTCCGCCGAAGATGTCGGCGGCTGGGAGCACATCAACCGCATGGGCATGAGCGTGGGCGTGACTTACAGCACCGCGCAAGGCGGCTACAAGATCTACGGCGAAAAGCAGGCCAGCGAACTCATCACGGACCTGCAACACGCCAGCCTGGTGGTGGGGTTCAACATCCTGCGCTTCGATTACGAGGTCCTGCACGGCTACACGTCGTTCGACCTGCGCCAATTGCCCACGCTGGATATGATGGTCAAGCTGGCGGAAACCTTGCGTCACCGGCTCTCGCTGGATTCCATCGCCACCGCCACGTTCGGCGTGGAGAAGACCGCCGAGGGGATGCAGGCCATCCAGTGGTATCGGGAAGGCAAGCTGCTCGAAATCGCCGAGTATTGCTGCTACGATGTGAAGCTCACCCGGCTCGTGCACGAATACGGCGTTCAACACCGGAAACTGCATTACCACAACCGGTTCGGGAAGAAGATGACCGTGCCGGTTGACTGGTAG
- a CDS encoding glycosyltransferase family 39 protein: MISWLETTDTALFRVMNQSLANPAFDGLMPLLAGHAFFIPLLLAAGLLLIWKGGRRGRIFVLMLALALSLADGFVCNVIRDAIGRPRPGLALPETRALLRSSSRGSLPSAHAANWFAATAVVFVFYRRRWLPVAAVGALVAFSRVYNGVHYPGDVLVGAVLGAGAGLAAVWLATTLWSWLGRRWFPLWWARLPSLANPDAPPIDIPASTTAAAADRQWLRLGWLLIAGLLLFRLNYIASGTILLSEDEAYQWLWSKHLALSYFSKPLGIALIQFAGTGLWGDTELGVRFFAPVFAAVLGLTLLQFMAREVGARQGFLLLLAVTATPLLGVGSVFMTIDSPLVLCWTLAMVVGWRAAQPGGRTWHWLLAGLALGLDFLSKYSAVYQIACWALFFALWRPARAHLCKPGPYLALLLFCTCTVPVIIWNAQHDWITVTHVADNAGLDKQWQPTLRHFGEFLGAEFGLLNPVFFVAALWAGAAFWRQRKERPLWLYFFCMGMPVFLGHAAYALHSGIHPNWIAPAVLPMFCLMVAYWDARWRAGGRAVARWLGVGLVLGLAVVVVMHDSRLFGKIAGRPLPAALDPLRRVQGWKDAATIVEAARARLSAEGPPAFIIAHHYGLTGLLSFYLPAARGASPPLVYPRSSPTPGNQFYFWPEYRYDTNRRGQNAIFVRRLAGDRLKPGWFWNWLGGREVEVVASPPLVSPPAVLESEFETVTSLGVYEVKRGSRVLHRLHLFECRHLR; this comes from the coding sequence ATGATTTCCTGGCTGGAAACAACCGACACGGCGCTTTTTCGTGTCATGAATCAGTCGCTGGCGAACCCGGCGTTTGACGGGTTGATGCCGCTGCTGGCGGGTCATGCCTTCTTCATACCGCTTCTGCTGGCGGCGGGGCTGCTGCTCATTTGGAAAGGAGGCCGCCGGGGGCGCATCTTTGTGTTGATGCTGGCTCTTGCGCTTAGCCTGGCTGACGGTTTTGTCTGCAATGTGATTCGTGACGCCATCGGGCGTCCTCGTCCGGGCTTGGCCCTGCCGGAGACCCGCGCACTGCTTCGCTCGTCCAGTCGCGGCAGCCTGCCCTCGGCGCACGCTGCCAACTGGTTTGCCGCGACAGCGGTGGTGTTTGTTTTCTACCGGCGGCGGTGGCTGCCGGTGGCGGCTGTGGGTGCGTTGGTTGCATTTTCGCGCGTTTACAACGGCGTGCATTACCCGGGAGACGTGCTGGTGGGTGCGGTGTTGGGAGCCGGTGCGGGCTTGGCGGCGGTCTGGCTGGCGACCACGCTCTGGAGCTGGCTTGGACGCCGATGGTTTCCGCTTTGGTGGGCAAGATTGCCGTCCCTGGCCAATCCGGACGCGCCGCCCATAGACATTCCCGCATCCACGACCGCGGCGGCGGCTGACCGGCAATGGCTGCGGCTGGGCTGGCTGCTGATCGCAGGACTGCTTCTGTTCAGGCTGAACTATATTGCCTCCGGCACGATCCTGCTGAGCGAAGACGAGGCCTACCAATGGCTTTGGTCCAAGCACCTGGCGCTATCCTACTTCAGCAAGCCGCTGGGCATTGCGCTCATTCAGTTTGCCGGGACGGGGCTATGGGGCGACACGGAGCTGGGTGTTCGATTCTTCGCACCGGTGTTTGCGGCAGTTCTGGGTCTGACGCTGTTGCAGTTCATGGCCCGGGAAGTGGGCGCGCGCCAGGGATTCCTCTTGTTGCTGGCGGTGACGGCGACGCCATTGCTCGGCGTCGGCTCCGTGTTCATGACGATTGATTCTCCGTTGGTGCTGTGCTGGACACTGGCAATGGTGGTAGGCTGGCGGGCGGCGCAGCCGGGCGGACGGACCTGGCACTGGCTGCTGGCCGGGCTCGCGCTGGGGCTGGATTTCCTGAGCAAGTACAGTGCGGTTTACCAGATCGCGTGCTGGGCGTTGTTCTTCGCGCTGTGGCGTCCGGCGCGGGCGCATCTGTGCAAACCGGGGCCCTACCTGGCGTTGCTGCTGTTTTGCACTTGCACGGTGCCGGTGATCATTTGGAACGCCCAGCACGATTGGATCACGGTGACCCATGTGGCCGACAACGCCGGGCTGGACAAGCAATGGCAGCCCACGCTGCGGCATTTTGGAGAGTTCCTCGGCGCGGAGTTTGGCCTGCTGAATCCGGTGTTCTTTGTGGCGGCGCTGTGGGCGGGGGCGGCGTTCTGGCGCCAGCGCAAGGAGCGGCCGCTTTGGCTCTACTTCTTCTGCATGGGCATGCCCGTGTTCCTGGGGCACGCGGCCTACGCCCTGCATTCGGGCATCCACCCCAACTGGATTGCGCCCGCCGTGCTGCCGATGTTCTGCCTGATGGTGGCGTACTGGGACGCCCGGTGGCGCGCAGGGGGGCGCGCGGTGGCGCGCTGGTTGGGCGTCGGGCTGGTGCTGGGCCTGGCGGTGGTCGTGGTCATGCATGACAGCAGGCTGTTCGGCAAGATCGCCGGGCGCCCGTTGCCGGCCGCGCTGGACCCGCTGCGGCGCGTGCAAGGCTGGAAGGATGCGGCAACGATTGTCGAAGCCGCGCGCGCGAGGCTTTCAGCAGAAGGACCACCGGCCTTCATCATTGCCCATCATTATGGCCTGACAGGATTGTTGAGTTTCTACCTGCCTGCGGCACGAGGAGCCTCGCCGCCTTTGGTTTATCCACGAAGTTCCCCCACGCCCGGCAACCAGTTCTACTTCTGGCCGGAGTACCGCTACGACACCAACCGGCGAGGGCAGAACGCCATCTTCGTTCGGCGATTGGCAGGCGATCGGCTGAAGCCGGGGTGGTTTTGGAATTGGCTTGGCGGGCGCGAGGTGGAGGTTGTCGCCTCCCCGCCGCTAGTGTCGCCACCGGCAGTGCTGGAAAGTGAGTTTGAAACAGTGACCAGCTTAGGAGTCTATGAGGTGAAGCGGGGCAGCCGGGTGTTGCACCGGCTGCATCTCTTCGAATGCCGCCATCTGCGCTAA